A region from the Nocardia terpenica genome encodes:
- the fabG gene encoding 3-oxoacyl-ACP reductase FabG, whose amino-acid sequence MHDQRPVAVVTGGSRGIGREIVLELARGGYDVAFCYNSDATAAEKVVAAATGGSVLAIRADVRDEDQVNRFLETAAAELGSPDCVVTSAGVTADQSLAAMDSDSWHRVVDTNLTGVFHVCRRAVFEMVKQRSGAIVTIASVSGVYGNPGQTNYSAAKAGIIGFTKSLAKEVGRFGVRANTIVPGYIDSDMTGHLTDAKRATLEKTIALRRFGTPADVAALVSFLVSERARYITGAVLHVDGGITL is encoded by the coding sequence GTGCATGATCAACGTCCCGTCGCCGTCGTCACCGGCGGCTCGCGCGGAATCGGCCGCGAGATCGTCCTCGAGCTCGCCCGCGGCGGCTACGACGTCGCCTTCTGCTACAACAGCGACGCCACCGCGGCCGAGAAGGTGGTGGCCGCGGCCACGGGCGGCTCGGTCCTGGCGATCCGCGCCGACGTGCGCGACGAGGACCAGGTGAACCGATTCCTGGAAACCGCCGCCGCCGAACTCGGCAGCCCGGATTGCGTGGTCACCTCGGCGGGCGTCACGGCGGATCAGTCGCTGGCGGCCATGGACAGCGACAGCTGGCATCGCGTGGTCGACACCAACCTCACCGGCGTGTTCCATGTCTGCCGCCGGGCCGTCTTCGAGATGGTCAAGCAGCGCTCGGGGGCGATCGTGACCATCGCCTCGGTCTCCGGGGTGTACGGCAATCCGGGGCAGACCAATTACAGCGCGGCCAAGGCCGGGATCATCGGCTTCACCAAGTCGCTCGCCAAGGAGGTGGGCCGGTTCGGGGTGCGGGCCAACACCATCGTCCCCGGCTATATCGACAGCGATATGACCGGCCATCTGACCGACGCCAAACGTGCGACGCTCGAAAAGACCATCGCCCTGCGGCGCTTCGGCACCCCCGCCGACGTCGCCGCGCTGGTGAGCTTCCTGGTATCCGAGCGCGCCCGGTACATCACCGGCGCGGTGCTGCACGTCGACGGCGGCATCACGCTGTGA